Proteins from one Pristis pectinata isolate sPriPec2 chromosome 34, sPriPec2.1.pri, whole genome shotgun sequence genomic window:
- the mgat1b gene encoding alpha-1,3-mannosyl-glycoprotein 2-beta-N-acetylglucosaminyltransferase b, protein MMLRRSNVVVWGVLLFIAWNLLLLLFLLARPPAGGGSPDPEELTRQVVRVAEEVEQELEVQQQLLHQIQEHQSLWRQGKGEEQHPAAPPPPPTPDHHRPPPQDSPLPVLVIGCDRPTIRRCLDKLLHHRPSKELYPILVSQDCGHEETARVIASYGDQLMHIRQPDLSDLPVPPEHRKFQGYYKISRHYRWALNQVFRTFKYSAVVVVEDDLEVAPDFFEYFRALLPLLRADPSLWCASAWNDNGKEQMVETGRPETLYRTDFFPGLGWMLLKSTWEELEPNWPGAFWDDWMRHPAQRQGRSCIRPELSRTITFGRKGVSNGQFFDQHLKFIKLSDRFVPFTRLDLSYLRKERYDPAFTRQVYGAPALRVDELQRNERAELGAVRVQYSTRDAFKAFAKALGVMDDLKSGVPRAGYRGVVTFMYRGRRVYLAPPKDWSGYDPS, encoded by the coding sequence TTCATCGCCTGGAACCTGCTGCTCCTCCTCTTCCTGCTGGCCCGGCCCCCGGCGGGTGGAGGCAGCCCGGACCCCGAGGAGCTGACCCGCCAGGTGGTGCGGGTGGCCGAggaggtggagcaggagctggaggTCCAGCAACAGCTGCTGCACCAGATCCAGGAGCACCAGAGCCTGTGGCGCCAGGGCAAGGGGGAGGAGCAGCATCCCGCcgcaccccctcctccccccaccccggaccACCACCGCCCACCCCCTCAGGACAGCCCGCTGCCCGTGCTGGTGATCGGCTGCGACCGCCCCACCATCCGCCGCTGCCTGGACAAGCTGCTCCATCACCGGCCCTCCAAGGAGCTCTACCCCATCCTGGTGAGCCAGGACTGCGGCCACGAGGAGACGGCCCGGGTCATCGCCTCCTACGGCGACCAGCTGATGCACATCCGCCAGCCGGACCTCAGCGACCTGCCCGTCCCTCCGGAACACCGCAAGTTCCAGGGCTACTACAAGATTTCCCGCCACTACCGCTGGGCCCTCAACCAGGTCTTCCGCACCTTCAAGTACAGCGCCGTCGTGGTGGTGGAGGACGACCTGGAGGTGGCCCCGGACTTCTTCGAGTACTTCCGTGCCCTCCTGCCCCTGCTGCGGGCCGACCCCAGCCTGTGGTGCGCCTCGGCCTGGAACGACAACGGCAAGGAGCAGATGGTGGAGACGGGGCGGCCCGAGACTTTGTACCGCACCGACTTCTTCCCTGGACTGGGCTGGATGCTGCTCAAGTCTACGTGGGAGGAACTGGAGCCCAACTGGCCGGGCGCCTTCTGGGACGACTGGATGCGGCACCCCGCCCAGCGGCAGGGCCGCTCCTGCATCCGGCCCGAGCTCTCCCGCACCATCACCTTTGGCCGCAAGGGGGTGAGCAACGGGCAGTTCTTCGACCAGCACCTCAAGTTCATCAAGCTCAGTGACCGCTTCGTGCCTTTCACCCGCctggacctctcctacctccgcAAGGAGCGCTACGACCCGGCCTTCACCCGGCAGGTGTACGGCGCGCCGGCTCTGCGGGTCGACGAGCTGCAGCGCAACGAGCGGGCGGAGCTGGGCGCCGTCCGCGTCCAGTACTCCACCCGCGACGCCTTCAAGGCCTTCGCCAAAGCCCTGGGTGTGATGGACGACCTCAAGTCCGGGGTGCCCCGGGCCGGCTACCGAGGCGTCGTCACCTTCATGTACCGCGGACGCAGGGTGTACCTGGCGCCGCCCAAGGACTGGAGCGGGTACGACCCCAGCTAG